The proteins below come from a single Halobacillus salinarum genomic window:
- the ku gene encoding non-homologous end joining protein Ku, which produces MHTMWKGSISFGLVNIPIKLHAATENKDIKLRQLHKECQSPIEYKKRCPVCEREVERDEIVKAYEYAKNKFVVLDDEDLKALKKEQEDKAVEILDFVKLEEIDPIYFENSYFISPNDGGSKAYGLLRQALEDTGKIGIAKIIIRSKEQLAIVRVYENTLLMETIHFPDEVRNVQDVPNVPENTELSKKELTTAISLIDQLTAEFDPDKYQDEYRTALMELIEAKRNNEEITTAKVKPKQANVTDLMEALEKSLESTKGNKKKTTKRKTVSKTKKKTS; this is translated from the coding sequence ATGCACACTATGTGGAAAGGGTCTATCAGCTTTGGGTTAGTAAATATCCCGATCAAGCTGCATGCGGCCACTGAAAATAAAGATATTAAGCTAAGACAGCTTCATAAAGAATGCCAATCCCCAATCGAATATAAGAAAAGGTGCCCCGTTTGTGAACGAGAGGTCGAGCGAGATGAAATTGTGAAGGCGTATGAATATGCCAAAAACAAGTTTGTCGTGCTTGATGACGAAGATTTAAAAGCATTAAAGAAGGAACAGGAAGACAAAGCCGTGGAGATTCTTGATTTTGTAAAATTAGAAGAAATTGACCCTATCTATTTTGAGAACAGCTACTTTATTTCTCCCAATGATGGAGGATCGAAGGCTTATGGACTGCTTCGGCAAGCTCTTGAAGACACTGGGAAAATCGGAATCGCAAAAATTATCATTCGTTCAAAGGAACAATTAGCGATTGTCCGGGTGTACGAAAACACACTCTTAATGGAGACGATTCATTTCCCTGATGAAGTGAGGAATGTACAGGATGTACCTAATGTTCCTGAAAATACGGAGCTAAGCAAAAAAGAACTCACCACAGCGATATCATTAATTGACCAGTTAACTGCTGAGTTCGACCCAGATAAATACCAGGATGAATACCGGACAGCTTTAATGGAGCTCATTGAAGCGAAACGGAACAACGAAGAAATCACTACTGCAAAAGTGAAGCCGAAGCAAGCCAATGTCACTGATTTGATGGAGGCATTGGAAAAATCACTGGAATCAACGAAAGGAAACAAAAAGAAAACAACAAAGCGAAAAACAGTGTCCAAAACAAAGAAAAAGACATCTTAA